A genomic segment from Diospyros lotus cultivar Yz01 chromosome 5, ASM1463336v1, whole genome shotgun sequence encodes:
- the LOC127802083 gene encoding E3 ubiquitin-protein ligase RSL1-like, producing MGNANAKKPPQEPPPPPPAEPQFSTFTCEICIEPTPPERRFRNNARCVHPFCADCVARYIQVKVEDDRAAHVKCPGLHCDHLLDPIYFRPIIGQKLFAAWCDVLCDDALLGFDRCYCPNRECSVVVLNECGGNVKRSECPNCKQLFCFQCKLPWHAGYRCEESGQARDRNDIVFGVLAERNKWKRCPKCYHCVELVAGCSSVMCRCGTRFCYKCGMIVHYYGCGCSRNALWFLLVRICIVLIVFLELFALSKIYHRLY from the exons ATGGGCAACGCCAATGCAAAGAAACCCCCGCAAgaaccgccaccgccaccgccggCGGAGCCCCAATTCTCAACCTTCACCTGCGAAATATGCATCGAGCCAACGCCGCCGGAGAGACGGTTCAGGAACAATGCTCGGTGCGTCCACCCATTCTGCGCGGACTGCGTCGCCAGGTACATCCAGGTCAAGGTCGAAGACGACCGCGCCGCCCACGTCAAGTGTCCCGGCCTGCACTGCGATCATCTTCTCGACCCGATCTATTTCCGGCCGATCATTGGCCAGAAGCTGTTCGCCGCCTGGTGCGACGTGCTCTGCGACGACGCGCTGCTAGGGTTCGACCGCTGCTACTGCCCCAACAGGGAGTGCTCGGTGGTGGTGCTGAACGAGTGCGGCGGCAATGTGAAGCGATCGGAGTGTCCGAATTGCAAACAGCTCTTCTGCTTCCAGTGCAAGCTTCCCTGGCACGCCGGCTACCGATGCGAAGAGAGCGGACAAGCCAGGGACAGGAATGATATCGTGTTTGGGGTTCTTGCCGAGAGAAATAAGTGGAAGCGATGCCCTAAGTGCTATCACTGTGTGGAGCTCGTCGCTGGTTGCTCCAGTGTCATGTgcag ATGCGGCACCAGGTTCTGCTACAAGTGTGGAATGATTGTGCATTATTACGGGTGCGGCTGCAGCAGGAATGCACTCTGGTTTTTGCTCGTTAGAATCTGTATAGTCCTTATTGTCTTCTTGGAACTCTTTGCTCTATCTAAAATCTATCATAGACTTTACTGA
- the LOC127802469 gene encoding E3 ubiquitin-protein ligase RSL1-like, translating to MGNANAKKPWQERTPLTEPEFSPFTCEICVEPRPAERRFVNNAQCVHPFCTDCIARYIQVKVQDDGAADVKCPAVDCDHMLDAIRCRPIIGQKLFNSWCDVLRDNFFLGLDRCYCPNRECSALVLNECGGNVKRSECPYCKRLFCFQCKLPWHAGYRCEDSGETRDGNDIVFGVLAERKKWTRCPNCNHCIERVAGCSIVYCRCGTRFCYKCGRKLHYTRCGCGWNAERWLYLLTIWIFFLLVLETFFLLSRILRFGS from the exons ATGGGCAACGCGAATGCAAAGAAACCCTGGCAGGAACGGACACCGCTGACGGAGCCGGAATTCTCACCCTTCACCTGCGAAATATGCGTCGAACCTAGGCCGGCGGAGAGGAGATTCGTGAACAATGCCCAGTGCGTCCACCCATTCTGTACGGACTGCATCGCCAGGTACATCCAGGTCAAGGTCCAAGACGACGGCGCCGCAGACGTCAAGTGTCCCGCCGTGGACTGCGATCATATGCTGGATGCCATCCGTTGCCGGCCGATCATCGGCCAGAAGCTATTCAACTCGTGGTGCGACGTGCTCCGCGACAACTTTTTTCTAGGGTTGGACCGGTGCTACTGCCCCAACCGGGAGTGCTCGGCGCTGGTGCTGAACGAATGCGGTGGCAATGTGAAGCGATCGGAGTGTCCGTATTGCAAGCGGCTCTTCTGTTTCCAGTGCAAGCTTCCCTGGCACGCGGGGTACCGATGCGAAGATAGCGGAGAGACGAGGGATGGGAACGATATCGTGTTTGGGGTTCTTGCCGAAAGGAAGAAGTGGACGCGATGCCCCAATTGCAATCACTGTATTGAGCGCGTTGCAGGTTGCTCCATTGTCTATTgcag ATGCGGGACCAGGTTCTGCTACAAGTGCGGGAGGAAGTTACATTATACCAGATGTGGCTGCGGCTGGAATGCAGAGAGGTGGCTTTATCTCCTTACTATCTGGATATTCTTTTTGCTCGTCCTGGAAACCTTTTTTCTTCTATCTAGAATCTTAAGATTTGGTTCTTGA